The window tttctgctttattttttcacggtcatttaggtcTGATCTAAACAAATtggtgactgaaaaacaacaaatgatgtcagaacgtgttggaaattgatgacgtcgcttcgaatgctgcataatgccggctcaaaaaaagtctggagttcaaataagttaaaaaaaatgaagtgcccatgtaacagatgagttctcgtccgaaactctgatactccgaaagagattgtccagtttgtacacgaagtgcgtccagttttgaagtgaccctctctactctttcgcacatgctatgcgggtgaaatgatgataccatgccaagtttcaacatttttagagttcgttTTATTGTGATTTactgtttcacggtcatttagctctctaaacaaattggtaaatgattgaaaaatagcaaatgatgtcagaacatgttggaaattgatgacgtcgcttcgaatgctgcataatgccggctcaaaaaaagtctggacttcaaataagtttaaaaaaatgaagtgcccgtgtaacagatgagttctcgtccgaaaccctgatactccgaaagagattgttcagtttgtacacgaagtacgtccagtttttgccgtgaccctctctactctttcgcgcatgctatgcgggtgaaatgatgataccttcaacatttttagagttcatcttgtagtgattttcaatttcacggtcatttagctctgatctaaacaaatcggtgactgaaaaatagcaaatgctgtcagaacatattggaaattgatgacgtcgcttcgaatgctgcataatgccggctcaaaaaaagtctggagttcaaataagttaaaaaatgaagtgcccatgtaacagatgagttctcgtccgaaactcggatactccgaaagagattgtccagtttgtacaccaagtgcgtccagttttgaagtgaccctctctactctttcgcacatgctatgcgggtgaaatgatgataccatgccaagtttcaacatttttagagttcgttTTATTGTGATTTActgtttcacagtcatttagctctctaaacaaattggtaaatgattgaaaaacaacaaatgatgtcagaacatgttggaaattgatgacgtcgNNNNNNNNNNNNNNNNNNNNNNNNNNNNNNNNNNNNNNNNNNNNNNNNNNNNNNNNNNNNNNNNNNNNNNNNNNNNNNNNNNNNNNNNNNNNNNNNNNNNNNNNNNNNNNNNNNNNNNNNNNNNNNNNNNNNNNNNNNNNNNNNNNNNNNNNNNNNNNNNNNNNNNNNNNNNNNNNNNNNNNNNNNNNNNNNNNNNNNNNNNNNNNNNNNNNNNNNNNNNNNNNNNNNNNNNNNNNNNNNNNNNNNNNNNNNNNNNNNNNNNNNNNNNNNNNNNNNNNNNNNNNNNNNNNNNNNNNNNNNNNNNNNNNNNNNNNNNNNNNNNNNNNNNNNNNNNNNNNNNNNNNNNNNNNNNtggagttcaaataagttaaataaatgaagtgcccatgtaacagatgagttctcgtccgaaactctgatactccgaaagagattgtccagtttgtacacgaagtgcgtccagttttgaagtgaccctctctactctttcgcacatgctatgcgggtgaaatgatgataccatgccaagtttcaacatttttagagttcgttTTATTGTGATTTactgtttcacggtcatttagctctctaaacaaattggtaaatgattgaaaaacagcaaatgacgtcagaacatgttggaaattgatgatgtcgcttcgaatgctgcataatgccggctcaaaaaaagtctggagttcaaataagtttaaaaaaatgaagtgccagtgtaacagatgagttctcgtctgaaaccctgatactccgaaagagattgttcagtttgtacacgaagtgcgtccagtttttgccgtgaacctctctactctttcgtgcatgctatgcgggtgaaatgatgataccttcaacaCTTTCAGAGTTCatcttgtagtgattttcaatttcacggtcatttagctctgatctaaacaaatcggtgactgaaaaatagcaaatgctgtcagaacatgttggaaattgatgacgtcgcttcgaatgctgcataatgccggctcaaaaaaatctggagttcaaataaattaaaaaaaatgaagtgcccatgtaacagatgagttctcgtccgaaaccccgatactctgaaagagattgtccattttgtacatgaagtgcgtccagttttgaaTTGAGtggcggccggcgggggaggaccggcgcgggggagaccgagtgagtggagagagtgagggcgtaaacatgtaaaaatatacataaaaaatacatcgattatcaatgatctttgtgtgtacaatctgaattgtcaatatgagtcctcaacggttgaaaccggtgaagactcatgttgagtccacaaattatatacatagagttcaatgaagaccaaatgcttgtaatAGTTTGAGAAgttacatatttaaggtggtaaaaatcttactaggggagcgaggtgggactaaaaatagcttgccacaacctctttactacctgttcgtgccacgaaccggtactaaaggtgctggatggGCCCCAGCatctttagtatcggttcatggcacaaaccggtactaaagattcgcaATGAACAggtactaaagatctcctcccgcctagccatttgaaccggcactaatggacacattagtgcctgcTCAAATGCAAACGGGACTAATGTGTCttagatttgaccctttttctactagtgggagacaacttaatgatttatgtttgttcatattcacatagaagttatattgtcatagatccttcaacatgtggtgcttgcccctatctttgctagccaaaaactccgcaccaagtagagatactacttgtgcatccaaaacccttaaaccctatcttgtttgagacTCCACCACCcaaacctatggattgaataagatccttcaagtaagttgtcatcggtgaaaaAGGGTAAAAATTGCTTccaaaaatgtgagatcatttagtgttgtacgaacttgtgatggtgaaaaataaaagcgacagactgcataataaatgttaccatcacaaggggcaatataacgtaatgttctcttgcactaaggggttgagcatacaaacaaaaagcgcatggcaacctctgcttccctctgcgaagggctgatattttactttcatgcaagagtcaaagtttttctctctattccttttatttttctcctttggcaagcgccatgtggtgaggaaagatctaggcacatatatccagttgaatatgggtagcaagtgttattattgttgacatcacccttgaggtgagtgcgttgggaggcaaaactataagaccctatctttctatgtgtccggtggaaacgttttgctcatgtgtacgcggtgagtattagcaattatagatgactaaatgatggttgagtatgtggactttcctaaaggctccgatagGTGACCCttgctgaaaagatgatgaattgtagttgcaaacttgactgagaacatagcttgttggtttccaatagagtttatgctttatacttcgatgatgtgatgaattgtcacttgttcatgagaagactATGGTAAAAGTTCTGTGATAAAAgtattatgttaaagtttgttgttgttataataagttacatgataaCTTTgttcgtatttttgtttttatcgacacctctctctctaagcatgtggacatgtttttcgatttcaattttcgcttgaggacaagcgaggtctaagcttgggggagttgatacgtccattttacatcatgttttcctactgttatttatgttgttttattgtataataatgctttttggagtaattctaatgctttttctctcataatatgcaaggtatgcacaacgggggagaattttggcagctagaaatctggacctgaaaaaactacgtcaagctacctattctgcacaactccaaatgtgcTGAAACTTTTCgaggatttttatgtaatatttaagaattattggagcaaataagtatcagatgggggccaccaggtgggcacaacccacctggcgcgccaggaggcccgggcgcgccctggtgggtgctgccctcctcggcccacctccggtgcccatcttttggtatataagtcattttgacctagaaaaaaaatcagaggaggactttcgggacgaaaagccgccgcctcgaggcggaacttgggcaggagcacttttgccctctggtggaCCGAttacaccgggggaacttccctctcggagggggaaatcatcatcatcaccatcaccaacaactctcccatcttggggagggctatctttatcaacatcttcaacagcaccaactcctctcaaacgtagtgttgattacatcttgtagttgattactatatggtttatttggtgaaatattatatgttcagatccattatgctatttaatagccctatgatcttgagcatcctTATCATTTGTTAGTAGTTacattcgttcttgaggtcacgggagaaatcatgttgtaagtaataatgtgaacttgatatgtgtttgatattttgatgatttgtatgttgtcattctcttagtgctgtcatgtgaatgtcgactacatgacacttcaccatatttgggcctaagggaatgcattgtggagtagttattagatggtgggttgcgagagtgacataagcttaaaccccagtttatgcgctattccgtaagggaccgattggatccaaaagtttaatgctatggttagaatttattcttaatacttttctcgtagttgcggatgcttgcgagagggttaatcataagtaggaggtttgttcaagtaagaacatcacgtaagcaccggtccacccacatatcaaattatcaaagtaccgaacatgaattaagccaagatgatgaaagtgactagatgaaattcccgtgtaccctcaagaacactttgcttatcagaagaaaccgttttggcctgtcctttgcctcaaaaggattgggctaccttgctgcacttttgttactagtatcgttacttgatcgttacaaattatcttgctatcaaactacttacaattttagcacttgtagacattaccttgctgaaaaccacttgtcatttccttttgctcctcgttgggtttgacactcttacttatcgaaaaggctacaatttaccccatatacttgtgggtcatcagccaacAAATTTTCTCGCCTTCTCAAGCTTACTGACATATGCCCCCTATGTGGTATGGAACGTGAGGACAGATTCAATGCATTTTGCAGGTACCCATTGGCTCGCGAATTGTGGCATGCCATGGCCTTGGATTGGCTAATCCCGGAGGTGGATACTATATGCGACAATGGTCCGTACTGGCTATTCTCCCTCCTTGAGCCGCTGTCAGAAACGGCACGTATGGTTGTCCTTACGACCATGTGGAGAGCTTGGTATGGGCAGAATGAGATCACACATGATAAGGCGCCACCCCCAACAGAAGCATCTCATCGTTTCCTCCATGGGTACATCACCTCTCTACTTCGTATCCATCAGCACCCTCATGGCGACTTGGAGAAAGGGAAAATGGTGGTGCATGATAGCCTCCTGGTTATACACACAAGGGAAGTGCCCAAGCCGGAGTTGCACTGGACCCCTCCTCCACCGGGGTGGGCTAAGCTCAATACAGATGGCAGCCATGTTCCACCAACCGGAGAGGCGGGGTTGGTATGATTCTTCACGATGATAGAGGAAACATCACCTATACTGCTTGTAGATAGCTCCTTACATGCGATAATGGCCTTGAGGCAGAGTTGGCTGCATGTAGAGAGGGCCTGGAGCTTGCGCTTTACCGTAAAAACATGTCCATTATGGTTGAGCTCGACTGTGCCGAAGTAATGTCTATACTGTTAGCACGTACTGAAGATAGATCGCAGTACCGTGTGCTCGTGGAGGAGATTCGAAGACTAGCACAAGATGCTCGTAGGGAGATTTCTTTTGCTCTTATTAGTCGTTCGCAGAATAATGTTAGTCATTCGCTTGCCGCGTATGGACGTGCTACACCCCGCACTGCAGTCTGGTTGTGCTCGAGGCTGGACTTTGTTGTAAACCTTTCGAAGGCTGATATGCCTCCTTGAGTAATGAAATCTCCCTTTACCCTGCAAAAAAAAAGGTTGAATGTAGTGGATATTGGGGTCCTAATATTTTTATGGCAGAGCCAAAACTATGTTTTGCAGGCACTAGGTCTTATTAATTTGGTGGAACTCATACACGTAGTGAAGTCTaaaatataatactccctccgtaacaGAATGTAAGACGTTTTTATGTCCTATGCAAACAAAAAAATTTATCAAACATGAATGTTATATCATGAGTGTGAATATAACTAGGTGGTTTCTGCTCGGATAAAGTGGTACCAACAAGCTTAGCTAGGCCGTACGACAAGTCAAACCCTATATATCTGGTTGGACTAGTTCCTTTGGGCTTTTTGTTCTAAGTCAAGTACAAAATCAGAGATGACAAGAGCCGTGTGCCTTGGCGAAGAAGATATAGGGTTAGACTGGCTCGGGTACTTGCCTCTTGCGTTATGCCCCTACACAACATGGTCGAATACAAGTCAATATAATCGCACGGTACGTGTACCGGTGTACGTAGCAATACATGACCTTCTAGCATGCTTGCATGCATCTACAGGACACGGCAGCTAAGCCTTGCCCAGTCATGGGAATTCATGGATACCTCATACCTCACCCCCGGACTTATCTACAAGAGAAGAGTCGCACACGCATGTGCGTACGTCTGCGTATGATTCGGCACCAAGAACCAAAGACCAAGCACATATGACTGTGACACGTGCTGAGTGTCACATCACCCTATGAGTATCTTTTGACTACCTTAGATATATTcttatcatcatatgcatatctttGACTGCTTCAGatatattctttttctttttcagcaGGACAATACGACCGCCATTAGCTTGATGGTAAGCTTAAGCTAGTTCCAGGAAATCGACAGAATAGCCATCGGCTACAGCAGATTCTGGCCGGAGCGGCACGGCCAATCAACTCTGTATAGAGTAAGGAATGCCGTCCATGTACACTACCTATAGATGGTCCTACTACAGTCTACAGTGCACTACACTGCGCCTAGCTTGTGGTAAGTTTGAGAAACGTCTGTGCGTACGTAtgcatatatataggcaaaagtTGACCATCCTTTGCACGTAGTACAACTGCATGCCTACACAGCAATTATCaggtccatgcatgcatgcacgagctGGCTCCTAGAGTCCTAGTCCTGCCTTCAGTTCATACATGCATGCCCAGTTTTTCATGCAATTCCTATGTGGCGGTCCGTGCATGGCGCTTGTGCGGCCAGCAACACAGTGTGCTGCATGTTGACATGCGAATGCCGTACACGTATATTAGAAGAAAAAAGCGGGTCCTTGTTCAAATCCAGTCCATGCATGATGCATGGGTCTCtatcattttttgtttttattactACTTTACTTAAGAGAAAACAATTCACTAATTTTCTTTATATGAAAATTAAGAGTAAAGTCTAATCTACCCATCACAAAAGAGTCTAAATTAACTTTTACGCTATTTGATTGTATGGAGAGATTTATGTGGATTTTTTTACTATTTGGTTTGACGAGTTACATTTTTTCCCTGCACGCGCACAGTTACACTTGCACGCCCGCATGGCCGTGCACAACTGTAGATGCATATCCTAGCACCAGTATGTAAGTACATATACCATATCCAATACTtattttttgtttcatttttttttcttttccacaCTGTGCATAACTGCACTTACATCCGCGCACAATTGCAGTTGCAAGCTTCCATTCCTCCAACTATATTTCCAGGTACTGAGGCACAACTGTAGTTTGCAGACCCTCCCTCTCTGTGCAACTACATGTGAGCCGGTTGCGTGAACCGTAGTTGCACGCTCGTACACTTGTGCAAGTGTAGTTGCATGTCCACCAGATATATGGAACTGCATGCCCACCCGCCATGAGAACTACAGTTGCACGCTTGTGCACCTATGCACAACTGCGTGCCCATCAGCCCACCTATACGGAACTGCATGCCCACTGGTTTTTGCAATGTCAGCCCGATAGGTGGGCCAACTTGTCAGTTTTGCTGTTTTCGCGTGCAAATCAAACAATCAGTGCCCCGACCCCCGTTATTCGTTAGGTGCAAATATGGTGGTTTGGCTCAACTGTGGTACCAAGTTGTTATCCTGGCCCCAACTGtggtaccaagttgttaccctggACCCAACTGTAGTTGTTTTCGGTAAATAACTTTACGTTATAAGATCTTTGTATTTTGTAAAAAAAAGAATACAGTAAAACAGTCGAGAAACAGAAACTAAAAGGAATGACAAAAAGAAAAGAATTATCCTAATATTGATGTTCAGTCGGATGAGATTTTAGTTAACTCTCATCTAGACAAGAGGTAGTCATACCTCAAATAAAAAAAATGCCCTAATATATGTACAATTTTTTTCAATTGATTATACTCCCTCCGCtcctcctaaatataagtctttttctagagattccactatgaactatatacggagcaaaatgagtaaatctacactctaaactacgttTATATACATCAGTATATAGTTCACATTgagatatctaaaaagacttatatttaagaacataGCGAGTATTAGTTAATTTATTCCTGCCCGACACAATTAGTTCACTACTTCCTACATGCAGGTCAATGCTGTACACATCATGGACCGACAAGGTACCAGAAACGCCAACACTGTTGAATTTCTTCCACGTATTATTACAAAAGTAAAAGCAGTTTTTGACCGTGTTGGTAGACTTTTGCGAGCGAGCCTGACAGCAGAGGAGAGTCTACCAGTGAAGTAATTACAACGAAAACTGTCATGCTAAATATATACTGTGATAATTCATTTTATTACTCGTAAGCGTTTGTTCACGAGTAATTAAGAATATGAACTGACTAGTTCCCCTCAGTCCAACCAAAACATTAATCACCCGAAGTAAACCTACGCAGTACTGATTGTCTCGTTTAACCCGCGCACGAAACCGCTCGTCCGGTACGGGTACGACCGTGTCCAGTGTCTGTAGTAGGTAAGCCGCCTATAAAGCCTTGGCCAACAAACCCCTACCATCCTAGGAAATTGGCAGGTAACCttcgatctctctctctttctcgagTCTCGATCAACACAAGAGAGCCAGCAAATTATCTTCGGGTTCGTGTACTGTCATCATgtctagccttacgaccatcagtgGCGGCGCCATGGAGGAGTTGCAGGAAGTAGAGGAGCTCGTCGACACAAGGCTGTCCCTCGTGATCGGCGCCGCGAGCCGTCCGCCGACGGTCCTGGCGCTGCTGCCGGCGACATCACCAGAGAACGAAGCGGCGGCACGTAGGAAGAGGAAGGGACAAGAGAACGGTGCAGGCGGCGTCGCTGCTACTTCAAGGCAGCATAACAAGAGGGCCAAGACGGTGCACGACAGCAGCGACGTCGACGACGATGGTGGTGACGCGGCGCGGGACGGGACGAGGAAGAAGCTCAAGCTCACGGTGGAGcaggccgcgctgctggaggaaagCTTCCGCGCCCACAACGTCCTCTCTCACGTACGTCCATACATCTCTAATTTCTGTCCTTAATTAGCATCTTCATGCAAGAAGATTCTGACCGGATTGTTCTGAATTGCAGGGTGAGAAGCACGATCTTGCGAGGCAGCTTGGGTTGAAGCCGAGGCAGGTGGAGGTGTGGTTCCAGAACAGGAGGGCGCGCACCAAGCTCAAGCAGACGGAGCTCGACTACGAGCTGCTGCGCCGGTGGTGTGAGCGCCTCAGCGACGACAACGCGCGGCTCCGGCGAGAGCTCGCCGAGACGCTCTCCTCGTCGCCGGCCTTCTTGTCCAGGCTCACGATGGCTAACGATAAGGCTGTGTGTTCGTCCTGCAGCAAGCTCACCAGCGGCCGGATGCCGGCATGATGGACCGCGCGGGAGACTACTACTGCCGCCCTAGAAATGCATTCGTCGATCATTTGTTGAAAAAATAGTGGATTATAGTCAGTTAGCTTTATGTTTGGTACATGCATGAGCTTCAGGGAACAAGACGTTTATAAATTATAATACAGTGTCTATAGTTTTTCTtgaatgattttttttgaaaactttGATAATGTTTAAGGAGCAAAATATCTACACCTAGAATACCAAGGACGGCGATAACTATCTGACGATCGCGCACGGGGTCCCTCGAGCGAACGTTCCAGCCAGGATAGTTCGTTCATGGGCGTACCTCGCGCGAGGCCCCCTCAGCTGCCTGGGAGCAGAGCGACAAGGGCCAGGTCCAAGTTACACTTCCTGATTCGGGCACAAATATGCCATATCATATATTGTAAATTCGACATGCAATAAAATATAAATTAGCTATACCGTACAAGATGATTTTTTTGCATATAAAAAACAAATATGCACACAAAAAGTTGCCATGCTGTAGAGCATAACGAAATTGCTGTGACAAAGTATAAATTTGTCATCCTGTAGTGCAAAACAAGTTCGCGTATAACAAAGACAAAAAGGAAAACTAACATACAAAATTGTTATGACATATAGAGCATAAAAATGCCGCTTGCTGGATAGAAAATAAAATGTAAAACAACTACAAAAATTTTCTTGAAAAAACAGTGTCAAAAAAATGTCGATAATCTTGTTctttggaaaattttgaatttttttactgATCACATGGAAAAATGACATAATTTTTATTTCCTAAAAATCAACGTCAAAGACATAGTATTTTTTTTTGTAAAAGTAGTGGCATGGTGAAATTCACGTGGAAATGTTCTCCAGAAACATGTCAAAGTTTGAAACGGATCTAATGATCATGTGAAAAATATAGAAAAATGTTTTTTTTCCTAAAAATCATGGTAAGATTTAATATTTTTGTGATAGTGACATGGCAAATTGAGGGGGGCATGTTTCTCTAGAGCATGAGAAATAATGAAATGCATGTAGTCATGACAAAAgtagattctcaaaaaaaaaattgtGAAATAGTCACGTAATGTGTCATGGTATGTTCAATAAATTTTTCATGGTATGTACAATAAAATTACCacggttcaaaaataaaaaatgtaTATGCAGTATGGAATGCCATGCTACTATATGATAATACATGCATAAATACAATAGTTGTCGTCCATGTAACATTTTGTTTGAAAGAAAAATGTTTTTATAGATCATGGCAAACTTGGAAATAGTTTCTGCTTGTGATAGGACAGGAATTAGAAAATATTTTTGTAAAAAATGTTGACACAGCAAATGTAGGAATTTTCTTGTAAAACAACAGGACAAATGTTTTGTAAAATGTTTACATGTCTGGTTTAGgaaaaaaatattttaaaataaataaTTCATAGCCAATTAGCTATGTAAATCATGGCAAATGTGGAGTACAAAAAACTTGGACCATGACAATTATAGATATCATGGGAAAAATTTAAGTTGCCATGGTAATATATGCTAAGTTGTGGGGGCAACTAACTTTAAGTTGTCTCTAATAATCATCATGAAAAAAATGCCACCTCCTCGTGCTTTTGAAAAGTAACCATCTAAAAATCATGGCAAGTTTACAAATAATTTTATTGCTCACATGGCAAAAAGTAGGAGTTTTGGTAGTTTAAAATCAATGATTTTTGTAGGAAAATATAAATGGTTGCATGGCAAATTTAGAAATTTTGCTGTCCTAAATTGTGGAATGAAAAAGAAAATGTTGCAATTGTTAGATGGCAAAGGTAGGAATTATTTTCTGTAAAAAAAGAAGAATGGTCTGACGGTAACTTTAACAGAAAATGTAAAATGTTATCAAGATCATGTCACGGCAGATGTAAAATGTTATCAAGATCACGGCACAGCAAATGGCAAATTTTGGGAGAACCCTACGTGGGACTGTCTTGGTCCACTACAAGAAAACAATACCTACAAAAGAAATTGCCGCGGTCCAGTAACAGTAAACCCAAACAATAAAGTTACCATCCTAGCATAATGGCCTGAGTTGCCAGTTGCCACCGATGGCACAAAACTGCTCCCACTGGTAGCAAGCTAGTAGAAGCTATAAAAATAATATTGCCATGCATTTTACCACGCACCTCTCACTGACCATCGGTATGAAACATGCGTTgtgagagcatctacaaccggacgccCCAAACTGACCCCAAACGGACGGCccggttgtcacagccctagaatacctgagtggaatagttgcatctgcactcatgcatcatggctaaatttctgaaagttgaattgaggtttgttgaaaccatcagaaaccagttcaaaaataatcaacatttaattctcatcaaatgagtccaaggaaatgttcctgttactctgtgaaaatattggtaagaggtaaaattcaaatcaatatttttggagtcacagaaatatttttgttgggcatttgaattaaatcataatgtatttgaattggcttTATTTCTGTTATAAAAGAAATACATGCCCAATAATTTTGCAAATTATTGTGGGGCTCTAGAATAATATCTCTAGTCCATACAATAATTTACAGAAGCAAATAAATTTGTTTAGTACtccaactaaatcaaaacaaacaaaacaaaaatagaaaacagaaacaattttagagagagagagagaggaaaccttACCTATGCAGCCCACCTGGAGCCCAAGTGGCTGGCCAGCCCACtggcctcctccctgt is drawn from Triticum dicoccoides isolate Atlit2015 ecotype Zavitan chromosome 6B, WEW_v2.0, whole genome shotgun sequence and contains these coding sequences:
- the LOC119322447 gene encoding putative homeobox-leucine zipper protein HOX26, which encodes MSSLTTISGGAMEELQEVEELVDTRLSLVIGAASRPPTVLALLPATSPENEAAARRKRKGQENGAGGVAATSRQHNKRAKTVHDSSDVDDDGGDAARDGTRKKLKLTVEQAALLEESFRAHNVLSHGEKHDLARQLGLKPRQVEVWFQNRRARTKLKQTELDYELLRRWCERLSDDNARLRRELAETLSSSPAFLSRLTMANDKAVCSSCSKLTSGRMPA